A stretch of DNA from Methylosinus sp. LW4:
GAATGCGTCGTCACCACGGTCGGCCCCACGGGCCAGCATCACATCGCGCCGCTCGGGCTCATAGAGGACGGCGAGTTCTGGGTCATCGCGCCCTTCCGCCCCTCGACGACGCTCGCCAATCTCGAGGCCGCGCCTTTCGCCACGGCGAGCTTCATCGATGATGTGCGCATCTTCGCCGGCTGCGTCTGCGGCAGGAGCGGCTGGCCGATGGAGCCGGTCCCCGATTGGCCGGCGCCGCGCCTTGCCGCCGCCCTCACCCACGCCGAATTGGAAGTCGTCCGTAACGAGGCCGACCCGCAGCGGCCGCGCTTTTTCTGCCGGATAAGAAAAATCGTCCCCCACAAGCCCTTTTTGGGGTTCAACCGCGCGCAATCGGCGGTCGTCGAGGCCGCTATTCTGGCGACGCGGCTCGGAATGCTTCCCCGCGAAAAAATCGACACAGAATTGGCCTATCTCCGCATAGCGATCGACAAGACGGCCGGAGCCGGAGAACGCGAGGCGTGGGAGCTGGTGACGGCCAAGATCGAGGCTTATCTTCAAACGCAGTCGGAATGACCGATTCGCCCCTCGGGGGCGGAACGGCGCGGCGCGCCGGCGGCTCGCTCGATTAAATTTCGACACAAATTTTCACGAAGGATGGACCATGTCCGAAGCTATGACGACAGAGCATCTCGAGCATGCCGAGCACGCCGAGCACGTCGCCCATGAAGGCACGCCCTTCATGACGCAAGTGTCGCTGACGATCGCGATATTCGCAGTGGTCGCAGCGACCATCGGCAGCCTGGAGACGATCGAGACCGCCGCCACGCTCGGCGCGCAGAACGCCGCCGCGCTGAGCCAGAGCAAGGCCAGCGATCAATGGGCCTTCTTCCAGGCCAAGAGCATCAAGAAGAGCGTCAATGAGGCGGTCTCGAAGCAGGGCGGCCCGCAGGCCGATCAGCTCTCCCGCGAGGCCAAGCGCTATGACGACGAGAGCAAGGCGATCAAGACCGACGCCGAGGCGCTCGAGCATCGCGTCGAGGAGCATTTGCACGAGGCCGAGCATCACGAGCATCGCCACCATATTCTGACCATGGCGGTGACGCTGCTGCACGCAGCCATCGCCATAGCGACGATCGCGATCATCACCCGCGGCCGCAAATGGCCGTGGTATTCCGGCCTCGCTCTCGCCGCCTCTGGCGTTCTTCTCGCCGGCTACGCCTATATTTGAGCGTGGCGCTTCGGCCGGGCCCGCGGCGCAGCGTCGCGGACGCCCCGGCCGAAGCCGGCCCGAAATCCGCGCATTGCCGGTTTTCGTTCTTTATTTCGTAGATTTGTCTCGTTTTTCGCGACGAACGGCCGGCGCCGAGCCCGTCTCGTCGCCAGCGGAGCGCGGGTTGCTTTTTCAGCCGCCATTGCAATCTCTCCGCTTGTGGAGTGCTTCCGATGTTTGCATTGAGCGAATGGCTCTTCGGCGTCGACAATTTGACGCCGCATGGTTTCTGCCTCCTCTGGGAGCCGGGCCTGATCTGGCTCTTCGCGATCTCCGACGGCTTGATCGCGCTGGCTTATTTCTCCATCCCGCTGGCGCTGGTCATCATTGGGCAGAGACGCGCGGATCTCGTGTTTCGGCCATTGCTCTGGCTGTTCGCCGCCTTCATCCTGCTCTGCGGCGCCACGCATTGGCTCGATGTCGTGACCTTGTGGAAGCCGATCTATGGCGTGCAGGGAGTCGTCAAGGCGGCCACGGGGCTCGCCTCGCTCGGCACCTCGATCGCGCTGTGGTGGTGGCTGCCGAGCTTTCTCGCTCTGCCCTCGCCCGATCAGCTGCGCAGGGCCAACGCCGCGCTGCGGGAGAGCGAGGAGCGCTTGGCCCATGCGCAGAAGATGGAGGCGATCGGCCAGCTGACGGGCGGCATAGCGCATGATTTCAACAATGTGCTGCAGGTAGTCATCGGCTCGCTCGGCGTCATAGAGCGGCAATTGGCGCGCGGGCGCGCCGAGGAGATCGGCCCCTCGGTGGCCGCCATTCGCAAGGCGGCGAGCTCGGCCTCCAATCTCATCGATCGCCTGCTCGCCTTCTCGCGCCGGCAGACGCTGCTGCCGCGCGTCATAGAGCCGGACAGGCTGGTCGTCGGCCTCGAAGATATGCTGCGGCGCACGCTCGGCTCCGGCGTCGAGCTCGATCTGCGGCTCGGCCGCTGCCGGCGCAGCGTCGTCTGCGATCCGTCGCAGCTCGAGAGCGCGCTGCTCAATCTCGCCATCAATGCGCGCGACGCCATGCCGGCCGGCGGCGTGCTCGAGATCGCGACGGCGGATCGCCGTTTGGCCGCCGACCCCGCCGACCCGGATCTCACGCCCGGCGATTATGTGGAGATCAGCGTGAAGGACAATGGCGCCGGCATGAGCCGCGAGGTGCTGGCGCATGTCTTCGAGCCTTTCTTCACCACCAAGCCGACGGGGCGCGGCACTGGCCTCGGCCTCTCGCAGATTTATGGTTTCGTGAAGCAGTCCGGCGGCTTCGTGCGCATCGACAGCGCGCCGGGAAAAGGGACCAATGTGCGCCTCTATCTGCCCGGGCGCGATCAGAGGGAGGTCCAGCCGGCGGAGGCGGCTGTCGTGGAGCAAAAGCAAGGCTGCCCTGCCGCGCCTTGCGGAAAGATGCTGCTCGTCGAGGATCAGCTGGAAGTGCGAATGCAGATCGCCGACACGCTCGAGGAGATGGGCTGCGAGGTCATAGAGGCCGATGACGGAAACGCCGGGCTGAAGGTGCTGGAGTCGGAGCAGAGCCTATGTCTGCTGGTCACAGACGTCGGCCTGCCGGGCGTCAGCGGACGCCATCTGGCCGAAGCCGCCCGCGCCGCCCACCCTGATCTGCCCATATTGCTCATCACCGGCTATGCCGGCAAATCGCTCGACAGCCTCGATCTCGCATCGAACATCGAAGTTCTGCGCAAGCCCTTCACCCTCGAGGAGCTGACCGAGCGCGTGCGCATTCTGCTGTCGCGCGCCGCGGCCGCGGAATAATCCGCTCAGCCGGAGGCGAGCAGCGCGACCGCGCAGGCCGGCGCGCAATCGGCGGCGGCGCTCGCGGCCTCCGGGACCGCATCGATGAATTCGGCGATGTCGCGATAGGCGCGGCCTTCGGAGAGAGCCAGGCGCGCGACGAGCGCGCGGCCGACGCCGGCGCCGATGATGGGCGCGTCTTCCGCCACCGCCGCGCGCGAGCGCAGCAGCGCGATCTGATCCTCGATCGAGCGCATTTGCGCGCGGGCGAGAAAATCGGCGAAGGCGCGCCATTGGGCGGGCGAGGCCTCGGCGGCGTCGCGGCCCGCGAGCCGGGCGAGGCGGGCGATCGACTCGGCGACGCTCTTGCCGCGCCCGTCCGCGGTCGGCTCGGCGTCCTCTGCGGCGAGATCGCCGGTCACGCGGCGCACATCGGCCATGGTCGCGAAATTCTCGCGCGCCGGCGGCGTCCAGCGGCCCGCAAAGGGCGCGAGCGTCACGCCGGCGAGCGGATCGCCGCGCGAGAAGCCCGTATAGACCAGCTCGCCATTGGCGAGGCGCTCGGCGTCGCCGCCGCCGATGGCGCCGACGCGGCCGCCGGAAATAGGAACGAGATCGGTCGTCGTCGAGCCCATGTCGACGAACAGCGCTTGCGGGAGGCGCCGCGCGACCAGCTCCGCGCTCGCCCGCCAATTGGCGGAGGCGATGGCCTGCGCCGCGCCGCGAACCTCGGCGAAGGGCAGGAAGCCGCCATCGCCGGCGTAGAACAGCGCCTCGCCCTTCACGCGCCGGGCGACCGCGGAGGCGATCGCGGCGACACCGGCGGCGCGCGTCTCGAACGCGTCGGAGAGCTCGGCCGTCATGGTGATGGCGAAACGATCGGCCGAGCCGAGCCGGGCGGCCGCCTCCTCTATCGCGCCCTCGAGCCGCGCGAGGCCGTAATGCGGATTGCAGGGCAGCAGCAGCACCTCGACGATCCGCCCATCGATGGCGCGCGCGGCTTTGAGATGCGCGCCGCCTATGTCGAAGCCGATGACGCTGGCCATGAGCCTTTCCGTTTCGATCGCGCCCCTCACCCCTACCCTCTCCCCGCAGGCGGGGAGAGGGGGAATTCTGCGCGCGCCCTCAAAAAGCAAAAGGGGAGCCGCGAGCGGCTCCCCCGAAGATATGCGATCCGGTCGGAGCCGTCAGTTGGCGCCGAAAGGATGCTTGACGTCGTTGCGCTTGGCGACGACCTCGGCGGCCTTCGGCTCGCCCTTGATGGCGCGGGCGATGGCTTCCTTGGTGGCCTGATAGTTGTACTCTTGGATCTTCTTGTCGTCGTTGGCGTCCCAATGGATGAACACGCCGACCGAGATGAAGAGGTCGTCGGCCTCGGCGAGCGGGATCACGCCCTCGGCGACCGAATCGGCGACGGCCTTGGCGACGCCGGCCTGCGCCGGTCCGAACATCTGAACGGCCTGCTTGGCGTTCTTGATGGTGACCTTGTTGAAGAGGATCGTGTTCGGCTTGGCCAGCAGGTTCGGCGCGACGACGGCGAGCAGAGTGGTGAAGCCGTCCTTGTTGTTGACCAGCGCATTGGCGAAGGCGGTCTCGGCGGCGCTGCCGCGCGGTCCGATCAGCAGGTCGATGTGAGCGACCTCATTGCCTTCGCCGACGAGCGACTCGCCGACCAGAAGCTTGTTGATCACGGCCATTTTCTTTTCCTTATGGCTTATCGCTGGGGGAATCCGAGCGAGGGAAGACGAGCCGCCGTCATCAATCATTTTCGCATGACAGCGGCAAGTCGGGACGAAACCGTCGGGACGAGGCCCGATCCAGATTCGAGCGGCTCAGAGCAGGCTGCGCGCCAGCGCGAAAGCGTGGCGGAAGTCGAGACGCAGCGGCTTGTCAGAAGTGGTCATCTGCTTGAAGAGACCGGCCTCCGTTCCGTATTTGATGTCGCCGATGGCGAGCGCGCCGATGCCGAGCGCGCCCGACGGCAGCTCGACGCCCTTGTCGTGCAGCTTGACGCCCTCGACGCCGAGCGGCGGCACGGCGTTGACGTCCGCGGCGATGAGCAGCGATTTGGCGGCGGCGAGATCTTCCGCGGACAGAACCTGCACGCCGGCGCGGGCCGCGCAGAGCGCGATCTCATGCTCGACGAGAAGCGCGCGCACCTGCTCGGCCTTGCTGCCGTCGGCGGGCGTCACCTTCACGCCGAAGCGCTTCTCGATCTCGTCGGCCTGGGCGGTCACGCGCTCGAGGCCGCTATAGCCGACGATCGTCACCTCGGCGCCCTCGAGCGCGGCGATGACGGCGGAGGAATAGCCGACGACGCCGGTCGCGCCATAGACGACGATCTTGGCGCCCTTGAGCTCGCGGCCCTTCTTGTCGCGCAGCACCTTCTCGACGAAGGCGACCATGGCGCCGGCGGTGGTGAAGGAGCCATAGGGGTCGGCGAACAGCGAAATCTCGAAGGGCTTCAGCAGCGCCTTCTCGGCGGCGTCCAGCATGTCGAGCGCGAGCACGGCGTCACGGCCGGCGAAGAAAATTCCGGTGCGCAGGGCGGCCGAGGGCGCGCGGGAGAACATCGCGTCCTGCACCAGCGCCGTCACCTCGTCGAGAGTGACATTCGTATAGGGGACCGCCACGTCGAAGCCCGCGTCGAGCGCCATGTTGACGTCGAACGGGCTCATATGCTTCAGCGTGCTCAACATATGAAGGATCGATTTGGCGGCCATGGGAAATTCCTAACCTTTCTGTCCTTGCCGGCGTGCGAGCGCGCTGCGCGCCCTGCGTGACGCTCGAGCTTAGCCAAGCTTTCGGATGAGCGATACCGGGACGGCGGGCGCGGGCGGAGCCCGGTCTCGAATGGCGAGACGCATAGACCGCAGAACGGGACGAATGTCCAGCCTATTGTCCCGACGCTGGACAGCGCAGGCGCGGCGGCCGCCTCAATAGCCGAAAGGCGAGGACCCGAAGGAGGAGCCGGCGCCCGGCGGATCGAAACGATAGCCGTCGGCGCCCCAGACCGGCGCCGGGCGAACGGGCGCGGCATAGGCGGGCGCAGGAGCTGCGTAGGCAGGAGCGGCGTGGACAGGAGCGGCGGCCGGCGGCGGCGCATAGGCCGGACGGCGGGCGGAGCGCCTGGCCTCGGCGGGAGCGGCGGCGACGAGCGCGCCGGCGAGCAGGACGATCGCAAAGCCGCCGATTTTCATGATTCATGCCCCCATTGGCCGCAGATGCGGCTCCGCTGGGGAAAATCGGGCGGCGCAAGACGGCGTCAAGGCCTCGCGCGAGGCCTTATCCGCCAGCGCTTTTCTCGAGATATTTTATTGCCATCGGCTCGAGCTGAGCGCATTCTTCGCGCCCATGTCGGACGAGGCGTCTCTGCTCGCGGCCAACGCCGCTTAT
This window harbors:
- a CDS encoding DUF447 domain-containing protein — encoded protein: MPMIRECVVTTVGPTGQHHIAPLGLIEDGEFWVIAPFRPSTTLANLEAAPFATASFIDDVRIFAGCVCGRSGWPMEPVPDWPAPRLAAALTHAELEVVRNEADPQRPRFFCRIRKIVPHKPFLGFNRAQSAVVEAAILATRLGMLPREKIDTELAYLRIAIDKTAGAGEREAWELVTAKIEAYLQTQSE
- a CDS encoding DUF4337 family protein; protein product: MSEAMTTEHLEHAEHAEHVAHEGTPFMTQVSLTIAIFAVVAATIGSLETIETAATLGAQNAAALSQSKASDQWAFFQAKSIKKSVNEAVSKQGGPQADQLSREAKRYDDESKAIKTDAEALEHRVEEHLHEAEHHEHRHHILTMAVTLLHAAIAIATIAIITRGRKWPWYSGLALAASGVLLAGYAYI
- a CDS encoding ATP-binding protein translates to MFALSEWLFGVDNLTPHGFCLLWEPGLIWLFAISDGLIALAYFSIPLALVIIGQRRADLVFRPLLWLFAAFILLCGATHWLDVVTLWKPIYGVQGVVKAATGLASLGTSIALWWWLPSFLALPSPDQLRRANAALRESEERLAHAQKMEAIGQLTGGIAHDFNNVLQVVIGSLGVIERQLARGRAEEIGPSVAAIRKAASSASNLIDRLLAFSRRQTLLPRVIEPDRLVVGLEDMLRRTLGSGVELDLRLGRCRRSVVCDPSQLESALLNLAINARDAMPAGGVLEIATADRRLAADPADPDLTPGDYVEISVKDNGAGMSREVLAHVFEPFFTTKPTGRGTGLGLSQIYGFVKQSGGFVRIDSAPGKGTNVRLYLPGRDQREVQPAEAAVVEQKQGCPAAPCGKMLLVEDQLEVRMQIADTLEEMGCEVIEADDGNAGLKVLESEQSLCLLVTDVGLPGVSGRHLAEAARAAHPDLPILLITGYAGKSLDSLDLASNIEVLRKPFTLEELTERVRILLSRAAAAE
- a CDS encoding hydantoinase/oxoprolinase family protein; the encoded protein is MASVIGFDIGGAHLKAARAIDGRIVEVLLLPCNPHYGLARLEGAIEEAAARLGSADRFAITMTAELSDAFETRAAGVAAIASAVARRVKGEALFYAGDGGFLPFAEVRGAAQAIASANWRASAELVARRLPQALFVDMGSTTTDLVPISGGRVGAIGGGDAERLANGELVYTGFSRGDPLAGVTLAPFAGRWTPPARENFATMADVRRVTGDLAAEDAEPTADGRGKSVAESIARLARLAGRDAAEASPAQWRAFADFLARAQMRSIEDQIALLRSRAAVAEDAPIIGAGVGRALVARLALSEGRAYRDIAEFIDAVPEAASAAADCAPACAVALLASG
- the fae gene encoding formaldehyde-activating enzyme, whose product is MAVINKLLVGESLVGEGNEVAHIDLLIGPRGSAAETAFANALVNNKDGFTTLLAVVAPNLLAKPNTILFNKVTIKNAKQAVQMFGPAQAGVAKAVADSVAEGVIPLAEADDLFISVGVFIHWDANDDKKIQEYNYQATKEAIARAIKGEPKAAEVVAKRNDVKHPFGAN
- a CDS encoding NAD(P)-dependent methylenetetrahydromethanopterin dehydrogenase, yielding MAAKSILHMLSTLKHMSPFDVNMALDAGFDVAVPYTNVTLDEVTALVQDAMFSRAPSAALRTGIFFAGRDAVLALDMLDAAEKALLKPFEISLFADPYGSFTTAGAMVAFVEKVLRDKKGRELKGAKIVVYGATGVVGYSSAVIAALEGAEVTIVGYSGLERVTAQADEIEKRFGVKVTPADGSKAEQVRALLVEHEIALCAARAGVQVLSAEDLAAAKSLLIAADVNAVPPLGVEGVKLHDKGVELPSGALGIGALAIGDIKYGTEAGLFKQMTTSDKPLRLDFRHAFALARSLL